Proteins from a single region of Amycolatopsis sp. CA-230715:
- a CDS encoding MFS transporter — translation MTRSTLPAPPGTRAAPRPGLALAVLLTCQLMFILDATVMNVALPRIRADLGFSQPGLSWVMSSYTLVFGGLLLLGGRAGDLLGRRRMFVVGVTVFTVASFAGGFANSAEFLIISRVAQGIGAAMAGPSTLALVTTTVSSPAARVRALALFSAMASGGFAIGLILGGLLTEWFSWRAVLFINVPFGVAIATLAPRFVREPERVPAKLDLPGAVTATLGVGSLVYGFIRAGDAGWGDTFARFALGAGVVLIAAFLLIERRTAQPLMPLHLFTDRDRVAAYANFFLGPIAMMSMFFYLTQFLQLVLKLAPLTTGFAFLPMAAGIFGMSRAVPKLLPRFGPKPLAVTGSALMVAGLVLLTQVDTASAYFGSLFVPLLLMGLGGGMAFSPLNVVIMSTVRSEEAGAAGGALQTMQQSGAALGLAVLATVFGSATRDPAPGTAPADVFVTGMTHAYVVSAIVAAAILLVALTFRTKRRDTATASAQPALVE, via the coding sequence TTGACGCGTTCCACCCTGCCCGCACCACCCGGCACGCGCGCGGCGCCGCGGCCGGGACTCGCGCTGGCGGTGCTGCTCACCTGCCAGCTCATGTTCATCCTCGACGCCACCGTGATGAACGTGGCGCTGCCGAGGATCCGCGCCGACCTCGGCTTCTCGCAGCCCGGCCTGTCCTGGGTGATGAGCTCCTACACGCTGGTCTTCGGCGGGCTGCTCCTGCTCGGCGGCCGCGCGGGCGACCTGCTCGGCAGGCGCCGCATGTTCGTCGTCGGTGTCACCGTGTTCACCGTCGCGTCCTTCGCGGGCGGCTTCGCGAACTCGGCCGAGTTCCTGATCATTTCCCGTGTCGCACAAGGCATCGGCGCCGCCATGGCGGGCCCGAGCACGCTCGCGTTGGTCACCACCACGGTCAGCAGCCCCGCCGCGAGGGTCCGCGCGCTGGCGCTGTTCTCCGCGATGGCCAGCGGCGGGTTCGCGATCGGGCTCATCCTCGGCGGCCTGCTCACCGAATGGTTCTCGTGGCGCGCGGTGCTGTTCATCAACGTGCCGTTCGGCGTCGCCATCGCGACGCTCGCGCCCCGGTTCGTCCGCGAACCCGAGCGTGTGCCCGCCAAGCTCGACCTGCCCGGCGCGGTCACCGCGACGCTCGGCGTCGGCTCGCTGGTCTACGGGTTCATCAGGGCGGGCGACGCGGGCTGGGGCGACACGTTCGCGCGGTTCGCGCTCGGGGCCGGTGTCGTGCTGATCGCCGCGTTCCTGCTCATCGAGCGCCGCACCGCGCAGCCGCTGATGCCGCTGCACCTGTTCACCGACCGCGACCGCGTCGCCGCCTACGCCAACTTCTTCCTCGGGCCGATAGCGATGATGTCGATGTTCTTCTACCTGACCCAGTTCCTGCAGCTGGTGCTGAAGCTCGCGCCGCTGACGACCGGGTTCGCGTTCCTCCCGATGGCGGCGGGCATCTTCGGGATGAGCAGGGCGGTGCCGAAGCTGCTCCCCCGGTTCGGCCCGAAACCCCTCGCCGTCACCGGCAGCGCACTGATGGTCGCCGGTCTCGTGCTGCTGACCCAGGTCGACACGGCGAGCGCCTACTTCGGCTCGTTGTTCGTGCCGCTGCTGTTGATGGGGCTCGGCGGCGGTATGGCGTTCTCACCGCTCAACGTCGTGATCATGTCGACCGTGCGGTCCGAGGAAGCGGGCGCCGCGGGCGGGGCGCTGCAGACCATGCAGCAGAGCGGGGCCGCGCTCGGACTGGCCGTGCTGGCCACCGTGTTCGGCTCGGCGACCCGCGATCCGGCACCCGGCACCGCGCCCGCCGACGTGTTCGTCACCGGGATGACGCACGCCTACGTCGTCTCGGCCATCGTGGCCGCCGCGATCCTGCTCGTCGCGCTGACGTTCCGGACGAAGCGGCGCGACACCGCTACGGCTTCTGCCCAGCCCGCACTCGTCGAGTGA
- a CDS encoding succinic semialdehyde dehydrogenase: MTSTTPADTGQATGKPTTVGGVVGAPSAARATQLARRAVGGGDSAPVEIRSPFTGLATVTLSQATDSDTRAIFTTARAAQKAWAATPVAERQRILVRLHDLVLARQQEALDFVQLEAGKARLDAFDEVSATALVAAYYGKHSAKILRPRRSAGAVPVLTAAGELHHPKGVVGIISPWNYPLALTAMDVLPALMAGNTVVQKPDNQTALSALWLHELAEEAGLPAGVWQIVFGRGSVIGDALAEESDYLCFTGSTPTGKQLAAKIAGRLTGYSLELGGKNPMIVLPDANVAKAATGAVAACFSSAGQLCVSVERIYVHESIREEFTRAFVAKTEALRLGGRLDYGADMGSLTSQSQLDGVSSHVDDARAAGATVLTGGRPRPDLGPLFYEPTVLTDVTPAAKLFTEETFGPVVSIYGYTEVDDAIERANDTEYGLNASVWTRDAAAGRAVAARIKAGTVNVNEGYAATFGSVGVPMGGMKSSGVGRRNGAEGLLKYTEAQAVAVQRGLKLRPPRGVPGKVWATAMTASIKALRRLPGR; this comes from the coding sequence ATGACGAGCACGACGCCAGCGGACACCGGTCAGGCCACCGGAAAACCCACGACCGTCGGCGGGGTGGTCGGCGCCCCGTCCGCGGCCCGCGCCACCCAGCTGGCCCGCCGCGCGGTCGGCGGCGGTGACTCGGCCCCGGTGGAGATCAGGTCCCCGTTCACCGGGCTCGCCACCGTCACCCTGTCCCAGGCCACCGACTCCGACACCCGCGCGATCTTCACCACCGCGCGCGCCGCGCAGAAGGCGTGGGCCGCGACACCGGTCGCCGAGCGCCAGCGGATCCTGGTGCGGTTGCACGACCTCGTGCTCGCCCGCCAGCAGGAGGCGCTCGACTTCGTCCAGCTCGAAGCGGGCAAGGCACGGCTCGACGCGTTCGACGAGGTCAGCGCGACCGCGCTGGTCGCCGCCTACTACGGCAAGCACAGCGCGAAGATCCTGCGTCCCCGTCGTTCGGCGGGAGCGGTCCCGGTGCTCACCGCCGCGGGCGAACTGCACCACCCCAAGGGCGTCGTCGGGATCATCTCGCCGTGGAACTACCCGCTCGCGCTCACCGCGATGGACGTGCTCCCGGCGCTCATGGCTGGCAACACCGTGGTCCAGAAACCGGACAACCAGACCGCGCTTTCCGCGCTGTGGCTGCACGAACTGGCCGAGGAGGCGGGACTTCCCGCCGGGGTGTGGCAGATCGTGTTCGGCAGGGGCTCGGTGATCGGCGACGCGCTGGCCGAGGAATCGGACTACTTGTGCTTCACCGGTTCGACGCCGACCGGGAAGCAGCTCGCCGCCAAGATCGCCGGGCGGCTCACCGGGTACTCGCTCGAACTCGGCGGCAAGAACCCGATGATCGTGCTGCCGGACGCGAACGTCGCCAAGGCCGCGACCGGCGCGGTCGCCGCCTGCTTCTCCTCGGCGGGCCAGCTGTGCGTGTCGGTGGAGCGGATCTACGTGCACGAGTCGATCCGGGAGGAGTTCACGCGCGCCTTCGTCGCGAAGACCGAAGCGCTGCGCCTCGGCGGCCGGCTCGACTACGGCGCGGACATGGGTTCGCTGACCTCGCAAAGCCAGCTCGACGGCGTTTCGTCCCATGTGGACGATGCGCGCGCGGCGGGCGCGACCGTGCTGACCGGGGGCCGCCCGCGCCCCGATCTCGGGCCGCTGTTCTACGAGCCGACCGTGCTCACCGATGTCACGCCCGCGGCGAAGCTGTTCACCGAAGAGACCTTCGGCCCCGTCGTCTCGATCTACGGCTACACCGAGGTCGACGACGCGATCGAACGCGCCAACGACACCGAATACGGCCTCAACGCGAGCGTCTGGACCCGTGACGCCGCCGCGGGCAGGGCGGTCGCCGCGCGGATCAAGGCGGGCACGGTCAACGTCAACGAGGGGTACGCGGCCACGTTCGGCAGTGTCGGCGTGCCGATGGGCGGGATGAAGTCCTCGGGCGTCGGTCGCCGCAACGGCGCCGAGGGCCTGCTCAAGTACACCGAAGCGCAGGCCGTCGCGGTGCAGCGCGGGCTCAAGCTGCGGCCGCCGCGCGGCGTTCCCGGCAAGGTCTGGGCCACCGCCATGACCGCGAGCATCAAGGCACTGCGCCGCCTCCCCGGCCGCTGA
- a CDS encoding helix-turn-helix transcriptional regulator produces MTGDPGVDALIRQWAAEREQTAEEKEADRIASAWLAEAPRQAPGIPGQRARGGASSWAPVESADPGYLDAMRQRAPEVPDELLVAAAGWWQMIGDVAEAERWWDAGISPLDQRALDYRAAGLSPSDLSRRLGPMTVLQHLRRGSAPAWCVARLARQQRAS; encoded by the coding sequence ATGACCGGAGATCCTGGAGTGGACGCGTTGATCCGCCAATGGGCGGCCGAACGTGAGCAGACCGCGGAGGAGAAGGAAGCCGACCGCATCGCTTCGGCTTGGCTCGCGGAAGCGCCCCGCCAGGCGCCGGGCATCCCAGGACAGCGCGCTCGTGGCGGCGCTTCCTCGTGGGCGCCGGTAGAGAGCGCGGATCCCGGTTACCTCGACGCCATGCGGCAGCGGGCGCCCGAGGTCCCCGACGAGCTGCTCGTCGCCGCGGCGGGCTGGTGGCAGATGATCGGCGACGTGGCCGAGGCGGAGCGCTGGTGGGACGCCGGTATCAGCCCGCTCGACCAGCGAGCCCTCGACTACCGCGCGGCCGGGCTGAGCCCGTCCGATCTGAGCAGGCGCCTCGGCCCGATGACCGTTTTGCAGCACCTCCGCCGGGGCAGCGCGCCCGCGTGGTGCGTCGCGCGGCTGGCACGGCAGCAGCGCGCGAGCTGA
- a CDS encoding DUF3817 domain-containing protein, giving the protein MTARTDEPTAAAPALSGPLLRFRIAAYVTGVGLLGLCFVMVLRYGYDIPKPSAIYSPIHGVLYMIYLVVTIDLAIKARWAIKNTVLILIAGCVPFVSFLVERRVTRRVRAGQKP; this is encoded by the coding sequence ATGACCGCCCGAACTGACGAGCCGACCGCCGCGGCGCCCGCGCTGAGCGGTCCGCTGCTGCGGTTCCGCATCGCCGCGTACGTGACCGGCGTCGGCCTGCTCGGCCTGTGCTTCGTGATGGTCCTGCGCTACGGCTACGACATCCCCAAGCCGTCCGCGATCTACTCGCCGATCCACGGCGTGCTGTACATGATCTACCTGGTGGTCACCATCGACCTGGCGATCAAGGCGCGCTGGGCGATCAAGAACACCGTGCTGATCCTGATCGCCGGGTGCGTGCCGTTCGTGTCGTTCCTGGTGGAGCGCCGGGTCACTCGACGAGTGCGGGCTGGGCAGAAGCCGTAG
- a CDS encoding CaiB/BaiF CoA transferase family protein: MKAGPLAGLKVVELAGLAPGPFAATVLADLGADVIRVDRATPGEDVLGIPADPLARGRRTVGINTKTPEGVELVLKLADRADVLIEGFRPGVAERIGLGPDVVHARNPRLVYGRMTGWGQDGPLAPAAGHDINYIGIAGALDLVGRAGERPVPPVNLVGDFGGGGLLLAMGILAALYERTTSGKGQVVDASMVDGAALLTSQLHGMHAAGLWQGERGDNMLDGGAPFYDTYETADGKYVAVGAIEMRFWQDLVKVLGLDGEDLPLHIDKTEWPRLRAILAEAIGKHTRDELTAMAEGTDACLTPVLSPWEAAEHPHNQARQTFVDIGGIVQPAPAPKFDRTPPAVPEAPRSKGGDTPEVLDELGLSGDEVESLRAAGTIT; encoded by the coding sequence ATGAAGGCAGGGCCACTGGCCGGGCTGAAGGTCGTCGAGCTGGCGGGCCTCGCCCCGGGGCCGTTCGCCGCCACCGTGCTCGCCGATCTCGGCGCCGACGTGATCAGGGTGGACCGGGCGACCCCTGGCGAGGACGTGCTCGGCATCCCGGCCGATCCGCTGGCCAGGGGACGGCGCACGGTCGGGATCAACACGAAGACCCCGGAAGGCGTCGAACTCGTGCTGAAGCTCGCCGACCGCGCCGACGTGCTGATCGAGGGATTCCGGCCCGGTGTCGCCGAGCGGATCGGCCTCGGTCCCGACGTCGTGCACGCGCGCAACCCCCGGCTGGTGTACGGGCGGATGACCGGCTGGGGCCAGGACGGGCCGCTGGCGCCCGCCGCGGGCCACGACATCAACTACATCGGCATCGCGGGCGCGCTCGACCTCGTCGGCAGGGCGGGGGAGCGGCCGGTGCCGCCGGTGAACCTCGTCGGCGACTTCGGCGGCGGCGGGCTGCTGCTGGCCATGGGCATCCTCGCCGCGCTGTACGAGCGGACCACGTCCGGCAAGGGGCAGGTCGTGGACGCGTCGATGGTCGACGGCGCGGCGCTGCTGACCAGCCAGCTGCACGGCATGCACGCGGCGGGGCTGTGGCAGGGCGAGCGCGGGGACAACATGCTCGACGGCGGCGCCCCGTTCTACGACACCTACGAGACCGCGGACGGGAAGTACGTCGCGGTCGGCGCCATCGAGATGCGGTTCTGGCAGGACCTGGTGAAGGTGCTCGGCCTCGACGGGGAGGACCTGCCGCTGCACATCGACAAGACGGAGTGGCCGCGCCTGCGCGCGATCCTCGCCGAGGCCATCGGAAAGCACACCCGCGACGAGCTGACCGCGATGGCCGAGGGAACCGACGCCTGCCTCACCCCGGTCCTCTCGCCGTGGGAAGCCGCCGAGCACCCGCACAACCAGGCGCGGCAGACCTTCGTCGACATCGGCGGGATCGTGCAGCCCGCCCCGGCGCCGAAGTTCGACCGGACGCCGCCCGCGGTGCCCGAAGCGCCGAGGTCGAAGGGCGGGGACACCCCCGAGGTGCTCGACGAGCTCGGTCTGTCCGGTGACGAAGTCGAGTCGCTGCGCGCCGCGGGGACCATCACCTGA
- a CDS encoding TetR/AcrR family transcriptional regulator, with amino-acid sequence MTGTTRGHRTQAERREHTRTALLDATIDCLVELGYAKTSVQEICARAGVSKGAVQHHFSAKAELMAAAVEHLTTKLRRQLTASLDELPGGAHGIGAAIDLLWEGYSGTLSTAVTELWVAARTDPELRAAIRPVDRALGRATLEHISTVAGDLPRERAETLFWLTVNLTRGLALDAELGGDPTRRKQLLEEWKRIATALYAES; translated from the coding sequence GTGACCGGGACTACACGAGGCCACCGGACGCAGGCGGAGCGGCGCGAGCACACGCGGACCGCCCTGCTCGACGCGACCATCGACTGCCTCGTCGAACTCGGCTACGCCAAGACCTCGGTGCAGGAGATCTGCGCGCGCGCCGGCGTCTCGAAAGGCGCGGTGCAGCACCATTTTTCCGCGAAGGCCGAGCTGATGGCGGCCGCCGTCGAGCACCTCACCACCAAGCTCCGGCGGCAGCTCACCGCGTCGCTCGACGAGCTTCCCGGTGGCGCGCACGGAATCGGCGCCGCGATCGACCTGCTGTGGGAGGGCTACTCGGGCACGCTGTCCACCGCGGTGACCGAGCTGTGGGTGGCCGCCAGGACCGATCCCGAACTGCGCGCGGCGATCCGGCCCGTGGACAGGGCGCTGGGCCGCGCCACGCTCGAACACATCAGCACCGTCGCGGGAGACCTCCCGCGCGAGCGCGCCGAGACCCTGTTCTGGCTCACCGTCAACCTGACCAGGGGGCTCGCGCTGGACGCCGAACTCGGCGGCGACCCCACCCGGCGCAAGCAACTCCTCGAAGAGTGGAAGCGCATCGCGACCGCGCTGTACGCGGAATCCTGA
- a CDS encoding acyl-CoA dehydrogenase family protein, which yields MPLQIQRSSWSNDDLEEFRDLARTFCQKELVPNQERWAAAKQVDRELWTKAGEVGLLALSIPEEYGGGGGTFAHETVLYEEQARCGDSAWGVTVHSGIVAHYLLAYGSEELKRRMLPKFASGEMVGAIGMTEPGTGSDLQSIKTRAVRDGDHYVINGAKTFITNGGLADVIVLAVKTDTDPEAGAKGVSLIAVETDTPGFRRGRLLDKLGLKGQDTAELFFDDVRVPVGNLLGDAEGQGFIQMMQQLPQERLLIAITAVAGMESAINQTIEYTKDRKAFGRPVFSFQNTKFKLAEAATEAAVARAFLDSCVERHLRGELDIQGAAMVKLWATERINRVVDDCLQLFGGYGYMTEYPIARAWADVRISRIFGGTSEIMKEIISRTL from the coding sequence GTGCCACTGCAGATCCAGCGCAGCTCGTGGAGCAACGACGACCTGGAGGAGTTCCGGGATCTCGCGCGGACCTTCTGCCAGAAGGAGCTCGTGCCGAACCAGGAGCGGTGGGCCGCGGCCAAGCAGGTCGACCGCGAGCTGTGGACGAAGGCGGGCGAGGTCGGCCTGCTCGCACTGTCCATTCCGGAGGAGTACGGCGGTGGCGGCGGCACGTTCGCCCACGAAACCGTGCTGTACGAGGAGCAGGCGCGCTGCGGCGACAGCGCGTGGGGCGTAACTGTCCACAGTGGAATCGTCGCGCACTACCTGCTCGCCTACGGCTCCGAGGAGCTGAAGCGGCGCATGCTGCCGAAGTTCGCCTCCGGCGAGATGGTCGGCGCGATCGGCATGACCGAACCGGGCACGGGCTCGGACCTCCAGAGCATCAAGACGCGCGCGGTGCGCGACGGCGACCACTACGTCATCAACGGCGCGAAGACGTTCATCACCAACGGCGGGCTCGCCGACGTGATCGTGCTCGCGGTGAAGACGGACACCGACCCCGAGGCGGGCGCGAAGGGCGTGTCCCTGATCGCCGTCGAGACGGACACACCGGGTTTCCGCCGCGGCCGCCTCCTCGACAAGCTCGGCCTCAAGGGCCAGGACACCGCCGAGCTGTTCTTCGACGACGTCAGGGTGCCGGTCGGGAACCTCCTCGGCGACGCGGAGGGCCAGGGCTTCATCCAGATGATGCAGCAGCTCCCGCAGGAGCGGCTGCTGATCGCGATCACCGCGGTCGCCGGGATGGAGTCCGCGATCAACCAGACCATCGAGTACACAAAGGACCGCAAGGCCTTCGGCCGTCCGGTCTTTTCCTTCCAGAACACCAAGTTCAAGCTCGCCGAGGCGGCGACGGAGGCCGCGGTCGCGCGCGCCTTCCTTGACAGTTGCGTCGAGCGGCACCTGCGCGGCGAACTCGACATCCAGGGCGCCGCGATGGTCAAGTTGTGGGCCACCGAGCGGATCAACCGGGTCGTCGACGACTGCCTGCAGCTCTTCGGCGGGTACGGCTACATGACCGAGTACCCGATCGCGCGAGCGTGGGCCGATGTCCGGATCTCCCGGATCTTCGGCGGCACCAGCGAAATCATGAAGGAAATCATCTCGCGCACGCTCTGA
- a CDS encoding lytic transglycosylase domain-containing protein — protein MTDVVDTEETDVTEATPVPRPRSHGAAVLGRLVIVVVVLALAGGGVWLVTAATTPDVSPTTTEIPALEVQAAAVQPGSAAPINATLAGDPAQQQQQPQVPREQPKGKQGKNTLASWAERASGPVGIPARALIAYGNAELAMRSMQPKCRLSWATLAGIGRIESNHGQYGGATLGADGRPSKPIIGVPLDGSPGVRAIADTDGGRYDGDPAQDRAVGPMQFIPGTWAKWNSDGNGDGVGDPQQIDDAALGAARYLCAGGRDMAGATGWWAGIMSYNNSVEYAQKVFGLADGYAKAAQTVRVRD, from the coding sequence ATGACGGACGTCGTGGACACCGAAGAAACGGATGTGACCGAAGCCACCCCGGTGCCACGTCCCCGTTCGCACGGCGCCGCCGTGCTCGGCAGGCTCGTCATCGTCGTCGTGGTGCTCGCGCTCGCCGGTGGCGGTGTCTGGCTCGTGACGGCCGCGACCACCCCGGACGTGAGCCCCACGACCACCGAGATCCCGGCGCTCGAGGTGCAGGCCGCCGCAGTGCAGCCGGGTTCGGCCGCCCCGATCAACGCGACGCTGGCCGGTGACCCCGCCCAGCAGCAGCAACAGCCGCAGGTCCCGCGGGAACAGCCGAAGGGCAAGCAGGGGAAGAACACCCTGGCCAGCTGGGCCGAGCGCGCGTCAGGTCCGGTCGGCATCCCGGCGCGGGCGCTCATCGCGTACGGGAACGCGGAGCTGGCGATGCGGTCCATGCAGCCGAAATGCCGTCTCTCGTGGGCGACGCTCGCGGGCATCGGGCGCATCGAGTCCAACCACGGCCAGTACGGCGGCGCGACGCTCGGCGCCGACGGCAGGCCGAGCAAGCCGATCATCGGCGTGCCGCTCGACGGTTCGCCCGGCGTGCGCGCGATCGCGGACACCGACGGCGGCCGATACGACGGCGACCCGGCGCAGGACCGCGCCGTCGGGCCGATGCAGTTCATCCCCGGCACCTGGGCGAAGTGGAACTCGGACGGCAACGGCGACGGCGTCGGCGACCCGCAGCAGATCGACGACGCGGCGCTCGGCGCGGCGCGCTACCTGTGCGCTGGCGGCCGGGACATGGCGGGCGCGACCGGCTGGTGGGCCGGGATCATGTCGTACAACAACTCCGTCGAATACGCGCAGAAGGTGTTCGGCCTCGCCGACGGATACGCGAAAGCCGCCCAAACCGTACGAGTGCGGGACTGA
- a CDS encoding helix-turn-helix transcriptional regulator, producing MDTVPRLGSGIPLVARAEEMRRLSAAFEGAELGEANAVLLSGDAGVGKTRLLTELGARAGTAGALVLTGRSLDVREGGLPYLPFAEALAPLATSEDPVVAEAVRARPALDRLLPQGEPLPGGGKPEHMAVTTATEQDPSRRRRAEQDLGQLQLFDAVLGVLAEIGEHRPVVLVVEDLHWADGATRNLLSFLVSRLRAQRLLIVGSYREEDVHRRHPLRALLGELVRLPTVTTVELRPFQAADARAFIEALVDGPLEADVLARVVERSEGNPFFAEELVASCVTCEDIPAGLAELLLSRLERLPVETRRVLRAISVASEPVSHTALADVSGLGEFELDEALREAVQHHVVVVEKGCYLFRHALLQEAVYGDLLPGERIRMHAAYAARFRSMPPGRGHAAKFAYHSLEGKDFTAALPALLEAAEEAEKLGAPGTALRHLEQALEIWHAVPAEARPADVDELKLLGEASHFAGTSGEPERAVAYARSATQALTGEIEPERAAKIWRRRAEALLALESGLDESVEAIGKAWELVEHAEPSPARAWVLATRANILRVTRRRDEALWSARTAVEDARATGAGGGEALALIMLSLLAENSGNIDEAREKLREAERKARAAGALSVELKAIYYLALSYDDHAEIPRAIEGYQAGIRRAEEASLNWSEFGLEVRARHLALRYISGDWPTKAGAGQPGRGVSGAVAARMAAAWVQVVVGRGQVETAERLISNLRAQWRVDTMIALAAGSAATELAFWHGDHAAAVAYAQEAIGWLDQLGPWLLGGIRLAALGLAAAAEQAAAARLRGDDATVAAAVAAGEELLAHARSCAEHGRPRTGKLGPEGRAWLARAEAEARSLGGTVDPENWAGVVAAFGYGAIYEQAITRWRRAKVLLAAGGEGNTALAEQELVAAHEVADRIGAAPLRDAVREVARRARLSLPGVDASLLTPRDALDPLTSRERAVLEQVALGRTNRQVGEELYISEKTVSVHVSRVLSKLKVSNRAEAVAVAYERGLLTKPASV from the coding sequence ATGGACACCGTGCCCCGTCTTGGATCCGGAATACCCCTCGTCGCGCGCGCCGAAGAGATGCGCAGGCTCTCGGCCGCCTTCGAGGGTGCCGAACTCGGTGAAGCCAACGCCGTCCTGCTCTCCGGTGACGCCGGGGTCGGGAAGACGCGGCTGCTGACCGAGCTCGGCGCCCGCGCGGGCACGGCGGGCGCGCTCGTGCTCACCGGCCGCTCGCTCGACGTTCGCGAGGGCGGGTTGCCCTACCTGCCCTTCGCCGAGGCGCTCGCGCCGCTGGCCACCTCGGAGGATCCGGTGGTGGCCGAGGCGGTGCGCGCGCGTCCCGCGCTCGACAGGCTGCTACCGCAGGGGGAGCCGCTGCCGGGCGGTGGCAAGCCGGAGCACATGGCGGTCACCACCGCGACCGAGCAGGATCCCAGCCGCCGCCGTCGCGCCGAGCAGGACCTCGGCCAGCTCCAGCTGTTCGACGCGGTGCTCGGCGTGCTCGCCGAGATCGGCGAGCACCGGCCGGTCGTGCTCGTGGTGGAAGACCTGCACTGGGCCGACGGCGCCACCCGCAACCTGTTGTCGTTCCTGGTCTCGCGGCTGCGCGCGCAGCGCCTGCTGATCGTCGGCAGCTACCGCGAGGAGGACGTGCACCGCAGGCACCCGCTGCGCGCGCTGCTCGGCGAGCTGGTGCGGCTGCCCACCGTCACCACGGTCGAGCTGCGGCCGTTCCAAGCCGCCGACGCGCGGGCGTTCATCGAAGCACTGGTCGACGGCCCGCTCGAAGCGGACGTGCTCGCCCGCGTGGTCGAGCGGTCCGAGGGGAACCCGTTCTTCGCCGAGGAACTCGTCGCCAGCTGCGTCACCTGCGAGGACATCCCGGCCGGGCTCGCCGAGCTGCTGCTGTCCCGGCTGGAGCGGCTGCCGGTCGAGACCCGGCGGGTGCTGCGCGCCATCTCGGTGGCCAGCGAGCCGGTGTCGCACACCGCGCTGGCCGACGTGTCCGGTCTCGGCGAGTTCGAACTGGACGAAGCGCTGCGCGAAGCCGTGCAGCACCACGTCGTCGTGGTGGAGAAGGGCTGCTACCTCTTCCGGCACGCGCTGCTGCAGGAGGCGGTGTACGGCGACTTGCTGCCGGGCGAGCGGATCCGGATGCACGCCGCGTACGCCGCGCGGTTCCGGTCGATGCCGCCGGGCCGCGGCCACGCGGCCAAGTTCGCCTACCACAGCTTGGAGGGCAAGGACTTCACCGCGGCGCTGCCCGCGCTGCTCGAAGCCGCCGAGGAGGCCGAGAAGCTGGGGGCGCCGGGCACCGCGCTGCGGCACCTCGAGCAGGCGCTGGAGATCTGGCACGCCGTTCCCGCCGAGGCGAGGCCCGCCGACGTCGACGAGCTGAAGCTGCTCGGCGAGGCCTCCCATTTCGCGGGCACCTCCGGCGAACCGGAGCGCGCGGTCGCCTACGCGCGTTCCGCCACCCAGGCGCTGACCGGGGAAATCGAGCCGGAGCGCGCGGCGAAGATCTGGCGCAGGCGCGCCGAGGCGCTGCTCGCGCTCGAAAGCGGGCTCGACGAGTCGGTCGAGGCGATCGGCAAGGCATGGGAGCTGGTCGAGCACGCCGAGCCGAGCCCCGCGCGCGCGTGGGTACTCGCCACCAGGGCGAACATCCTGCGGGTCACCCGCCGCCGGGACGAGGCGCTGTGGAGCGCGCGGACCGCGGTCGAGGACGCCCGTGCCACCGGCGCGGGCGGCGGGGAGGCGCTGGCGCTGATCATGCTGAGCCTGCTCGCCGAAAACTCCGGAAACATCGACGAGGCAAGGGAAAAGCTGCGCGAAGCCGAGCGCAAGGCCCGTGCGGCGGGTGCGCTGTCGGTCGAGCTGAAGGCGATCTACTACCTCGCGCTCAGCTACGACGACCACGCCGAGATCCCGCGCGCCATCGAGGGCTACCAGGCCGGGATCCGGCGGGCCGAAGAGGCGAGCCTGAACTGGAGCGAGTTCGGGCTCGAAGTGCGCGCGCGGCACCTCGCCTTGCGCTACATCAGCGGCGACTGGCCGACCAAGGCGGGCGCGGGGCAGCCGGGCCGCGGGGTCTCCGGTGCGGTCGCGGCGCGGATGGCCGCGGCCTGGGTGCAGGTCGTGGTCGGCAGGGGACAGGTCGAGACGGCGGAACGGCTCATCTCGAACCTGCGCGCGCAGTGGCGCGTCGACACCATGATCGCGCTCGCCGCCGGGTCCGCGGCCACCGAACTGGCGTTCTGGCACGGAGATCACGCCGCCGCGGTCGCCTACGCGCAGGAAGCCATCGGCTGGCTCGACCAGCTCGGCCCCTGGCTGCTCGGCGGGATCAGGCTCGCCGCGCTCGGGCTCGCCGCGGCCGCCGAGCAGGCCGCGGCGGCCAGGTTGCGCGGTGACGACGCGACCGTCGCCGCCGCGGTCGCCGCCGGAGAAGAGCTGCTCGCCCACGCGCGTTCGTGCGCGGAGCACGGCAGGCCGAGGACGGGCAAGCTCGGCCCCGAGGGCAGGGCGTGGCTGGCGCGCGCCGAGGCCGAGGCGCGGTCGCTCGGTGGCACCGTCGACCCGGAGAACTGGGCCGGGGTCGTGGCGGCGTTCGGCTACGGCGCGATCTACGAACAGGCGATCACACGCTGGCGCCGGGCGAAGGTGCTCTTGGCCGCCGGGGGAGAGGGGAACACCGCGCTCGCCGAACAGGAACTCGTTGCCGCGCACGAGGTCGCGGACCGGATCGGCGCGGCACCGCTGCGGGACGCGGTGCGCGAAGTGGCCCGCCGCGCCCGGCTTTCGCTGCCGGGCGTCGACGCATCCCTGTTGACCCCGCGCGACGCACTCGACCCGCTGACCAGCCGCGAACGCGCCGTGCTCGAACAGGTCGCGCTCGGCCGCACCAACCGCCAGGTCGGCGAAGAGCTGTACATCAGCGAAAAGACGGTCAGCGTGCACGTTTCGCGAGTGCTGTCGAAGCTGAAGGTCTCGAACCGCGCGGAAGCCGTCGCCGTAGCCTACGAACGGGGCCTGCTGACGAAACCGGCGTCTGTCTGA